AGTATCTCTTGATCTTTACATTAGATCCACATACAGATGACTTTGATAATTTAATCATGGAAAAAATAATGCCCTCGATTAGTGGTTTCTTTTCGAAGCTTTTCAAAGTAAATTAGTCCCGCATTAAAGGCCAATATATGGAAATAACGAGTATCAAAACCCAAGATCAAGATCGGTCTGTGTAAAACATATAAAAGTCATCATTGCGATTTATGCTTAGGATATCATTCAAGAGTAATATTATGTTATTAGGATATCATTCAAGAGTAATATTATGTTATTATTTGACTTTCATAAACTGATTTTTAGGCATAAAAAGGGAATTGAATTGAATAAATGGTACCTTTTTCTATAATCTGACAATTTGTAGACTGAATAAGAAACCCTTTTTTACCTGTAAAATGCAATCTAAAAACTTAAACATTCACACTCTAGTGACGGTGATATTGTTGAATAAATTACCATAATTAATCATAGAGAATTCTTTTCATTATCTTTTCAAAGCCTTTGCTTGTCTTTCAAAAAATTCTCTGAATTTTGTGATACCTGGTCTATATTTGATAGTTGTCTAACGATTTAATCGATTCATCTGAATGTTTTTAAAAGAAAAAATATATTTTTGTTTGTTGACAAATGTGGGTAATATTTCAGTCACTTCATATGGAAAGACTCGGATTATGGGTATCATAAATGTAAGTCCAGAATCATTTTACAAAGACTCGATAAAACATCAAGAAGACGAGATTCAAGATACAATCCTTAGAATGCAGAATAATGGAGTTGATATAGTGGATGTAGGTGGTATGTCAACTGCTCCATACTTGAAGACACTAATTCCAAAGGATCTCGAATCAAAACGATTACACAATGCAATCTCAGCTATTAGGCAAATTAGCAATATTCCTATATCTGTTGATACAGTAAGATCCGACGTAATCCAATCCTTATTGAAATTAGATGTGAATGCGATTAACGACGTTACTGGCTTAAAATATGATAAAAAAATGCCTATCCTGGCTTATGAGCAAGATCTTCCTGTGATCCTTGGCGCTTATCTGTCTGATAGAGAAAATCTTCAAGGTGATGGGGACATACAGGATACTATTTCTCTACTAGCTGAAAGTATTAGAATTGCCAAGAAATGTAAAATCGACGATGATAAACTAATCATCGATCCCTCGATTGGTTTTTTTAGAAAAGACGGATTAAATCCATTTTATTCCAAAACTCTGGGAATGGATTGGTACGTGCGTGATATCGATATAATTGCTAATATTAAATTGTTAATGTCTTTGAAAAAACCGATATGCGTTTCAATTTCCAGAAAATCGTTCATAGGATCTTTATTTGGTTTAGCTGTGGAAGATAGACTAATTCCTTCAATTATTGCTGAGATGTATAGCGTTATTAATGGAGCCTCTCTGGTACGAACTCATAATGTCAAAGAAACTAAACAAGCAATAGATATGCTC
This Candidatus Nitrosocosmicus oleophilus DNA region includes the following protein-coding sequences:
- the folP gene encoding dihydropteroate synthase, whose protein sequence is MGNISVTSYGKTRIMGIINVSPESFYKDSIKHQEDEIQDTILRMQNNGVDIVDVGGMSTAPYLKTLIPKDLESKRLHNAISAIRQISNIPISVDTVRSDVIQSLLKLDVNAINDVTGLKYDKKMPILAYEQDLPVILGAYLSDRENLQGDGDIQDTISLLAESIRIAKKCKIDDDKLIIDPSIGFFRKDGLNPFYSKTLGMDWYVRDIDIIANIKLLMSLKKPICVSISRKSFIGSLFGLAVEDRLIPSIIAEMYSVINGASLVRTHNVKETKQAIDMLEVIN